Proteins from a genomic interval of Polaribacter sejongensis:
- a CDS encoding aldo/keto reductase: protein MKYTKLPNTDIKVSKICLGTMTWGKQNTQEEGFEQMDYALEQGVNFFDTAELYAVPATPETYGTTETIIGNWFKKTGNRDKVVLASKIAGPGPYTAHIRKNGLAKEAIIEAVEGSLKRLQTDYIDLYQLHWPERGVNCFGTRDYPYKTSNEEAENHVEILETLDDLIKQGKIRQIGLSNETPWGTMQYLQAAKELNLPRMATIQNSYSLIHRSYEYGMSEVSMRENIGLLAYSPLAQGVLSGKYLRGQKPADARGIIYPNYITRYQTGASEQAVLKYEEIALKNKLSLTELSLAYINQLPFVTGNIIGASKMSQLKENIGSINIDLSEEILAEIEAVHKLIPNPAP from the coding sequence ATGAAATACACAAAATTACCAAATACAGATATTAAAGTTTCTAAGATTTGTTTAGGAACGATGACTTGGGGGAAACAAAACACACAAGAAGAAGGTTTCGAGCAAATGGATTATGCTTTAGAACAAGGTGTAAACTTTTTTGATACCGCAGAACTATATGCCGTTCCTGCAACCCCAGAAACATACGGAACCACAGAAACGATTATTGGAAACTGGTTTAAAAAAACAGGAAACAGAGATAAGGTTGTTTTAGCTAGTAAAATTGCAGGTCCTGGTCCGTATACCGCACATATTAGAAAAAATGGATTAGCTAAAGAAGCAATAATTGAGGCTGTAGAAGGTAGTCTTAAAAGATTGCAAACGGACTATATAGATTTATATCAGTTGCATTGGCCAGAAAGAGGTGTTAATTGTTTTGGTACTAGAGATTATCCTTATAAAACTTCAAATGAAGAGGCAGAAAACCATGTAGAGATTTTAGAAACTTTAGATGATTTAATCAAACAAGGGAAAATAAGACAAATTGGTTTGTCTAATGAAACTCCTTGGGGAACCATGCAATATTTACAAGCTGCTAAAGAATTGAATTTACCAAGAATGGCAACAATTCAAAATTCATATTCATTAATACATAGAAGTTATGAATATGGAATGTCTGAAGTTTCTATGAGAGAAAATATAGGTTTATTAGCCTATTCTCCTTTGGCACAAGGTGTATTAAGTGGTAAATATTTAAGAGGACAAAAACCTGCAGATGCAAGAGGAATTATATATCCTAATTATATTACTCGATATCAAACAGGTGCTTCGGAGCAAGCGGTTTTAAAGTATGAGGAGATTGCATTAAAAAACAAATTGAGTTTAACAGAGTTGTCTTTGGCTTACATCAATCAATTGCCATTTGTAACGGGTAATATTATTGGTGCATCTAAAATGAGTCAGTTAAAAGAAAATATTGGAAGTATAAATATTGATTTGTCAGAAGAAATATTAGCAGAAATTGAAGCGGTTCATAAGTTAATTCCGAATCCAGCACCTTAG
- a CDS encoding DUF6370 family protein — protein sequence MKKIIILSLLIFASCSNKKEVKHVAEISCGQCQLDLDSEAGCSLAVRFDDKAYFVDGFGIDDFGDAHDEKIGFCNVVRKAEIVGLVEDGRFFASSIELVK from the coding sequence ATGAAAAAAATAATTATTTTAAGTTTATTAATATTCGCTTCTTGTTCTAACAAGAAAGAAGTAAAACATGTTGCAGAAATATCTTGTGGCCAATGTCAGCTTGATTTAGATTCTGAAGCAGGATGCAGTTTAGCTGTTAGATTTGATGACAAAGCTTATTTTGTAGATGGTTTTGGCATTGATGATTTTGGTGACGCCCATGATGAAAAAATTGGCTTCTGTAATGTAGTTAGAAAGGCAGAAATTGTTGGTCTTGTAGAGGATGGACGTTTTTTTGCAAGTTCTATTGAGTTGGTGAAATAA
- a CDS encoding glutamine--tRNA ligase/YqeY domain fusion protein — MSEEKKSLNFLEHIIEEDLTNGMPKENLRFRFPPEPNGYLHIGHTKAIGISFGLGETYNAPVNLRFDDTNPAKEEQEYVDAIKKDISWLGYSWANECYSSDYFQQLFDWAVLLIKDGKAYVDSQSSEDMRAQKGTPTQVGTNSPFRNRSVEENLELFQGMKDGQFKEGEHTLRAKIDMENPNMLLRDPLMYRIMYKDHHRTGSDWCIYPMYDWTHGESDYIEQISHSLCSLEFKPHRELYNWFRDNVYDFSKSEYPNPPKQREFSRLNLSYTIMSKRKLLTLVEQGIVAGWDDPRMPTISGLRRRGYTPESIKSFIETVGVSKRENVIDVALLEFKIREDLNKTAKRVMGVLDPVKVVITNYPEGKEEMLDANYNDYEDGFGSREVPFSREIYIEREDFREEANKKFFRLKLGKEVRLKNAYFITATSCTKDADGNITEIQCTYDPLTKSGMDTEESKRKVKGTLHWVSVKHAAKVEVRAYDRLFLDEAPDSHKDKDFMEFINPNSLEVITAFVEPSLQTATIGERFQFQRMGYFNVDNDTTEDNLIFNKIVGLRDSWGGK, encoded by the coding sequence ATGTCTGAAGAGAAAAAATCGCTCAATTTTTTAGAGCATATTATTGAAGAGGATTTAACAAACGGAATGCCAAAAGAAAATTTACGTTTTCGTTTTCCGCCAGAACCAAATGGGTATTTGCACATTGGTCACACAAAAGCAATCGGAATTAGTTTCGGTTTGGGTGAGACTTATAATGCACCTGTAAATTTGCGTTTTGATGATACAAATCCAGCAAAAGAAGAGCAAGAATATGTAGATGCAATTAAGAAAGATATTTCTTGGTTGGGCTATTCTTGGGCAAATGAGTGTTATTCATCAGACTATTTTCAGCAATTGTTCGATTGGGCAGTTTTGTTGATAAAAGATGGAAAAGCATATGTAGATTCTCAATCATCAGAAGATATGAGAGCACAAAAAGGTACGCCAACTCAGGTTGGTACAAATAGTCCTTTTAGAAATCGTTCTGTTGAAGAAAACTTGGAATTATTCCAAGGAATGAAGGATGGACAATTTAAGGAAGGTGAACATACTTTGCGTGCAAAGATTGACATGGAAAACCCAAATATGTTACTACGTGATCCTTTAATGTATAGAATTATGTACAAAGATCACCATAGAACTGGTTCTGATTGGTGCATTTACCCAATGTACGATTGGACGCATGGTGAGAGTGATTATATTGAGCAAATTTCGCATTCTTTATGTTCTTTAGAGTTTAAACCTCACAGAGAATTGTACAATTGGTTTAGAGATAATGTGTACGATTTTAGCAAATCTGAATATCCAAATCCGCCAAAACAACGTGAGTTTTCTCGTTTGAATTTGAGTTATACCATAATGAGTAAACGTAAGTTGTTAACTTTGGTTGAACAAGGAATTGTTGCTGGTTGGGACGACCCAAGAATGCCTACAATTTCTGGTTTAAGAAGACGTGGTTATACTCCGGAATCTATAAAAAGTTTTATTGAAACTGTGGGTGTTTCTAAACGTGAAAACGTAATTGATGTAGCACTTTTAGAGTTTAAAATTCGTGAGGATTTAAATAAAACAGCCAAGAGAGTGATGGGAGTTTTAGACCCTGTAAAAGTGGTTATTACAAATTATCCGGAAGGAAAAGAGGAAATGTTAGACGCTAACTATAACGACTATGAAGATGGTTTTGGTAGCAGAGAGGTTCCTTTTTCTAGAGAGATTTATATAGAACGTGAAGATTTTAGAGAGGAAGCGAATAAGAAATTCTTCCGTTTAAAATTAGGTAAAGAAGTGCGTTTAAAAAATGCTTATTTTATTACAGCAACTAGTTGTACCAAAGATGCTGACGGAAATATTACAGAAATACAATGTACATATGATCCGTTAACAAAATCTGGAATGGACACCGAAGAAAGCAAGCGTAAAGTAAAAGGTACTTTGCATTGGGTTTCTGTAAAACATGCTGCAAAAGTAGAAGTAAGAGCTTATGACAGATTGTTTTTAGATGAAGCGCCAGATAGCCATAAAGACAAGGATTTTATGGAATTTATAAACCCTAATTCTTTAGAAGTAATTACTGCTTTTGTAGAACCGAGTTTACAAACAGCTACCATTGGCGAACGTTTTCAGTTTCAGCGAATGGGCTATTTTAATGTTGATAATGACACAACCGAAGACAATTTAATTTTTAATAAAATTGTTGGATTGAGAGATTCTTGGGGCGGGAAATAA
- the folB gene encoding dihydroneopterin aldolase, producing MGIIQVNNIKLYAFHGCLDEEGKIGSEYSVDVEIKANLKKSSRTDELEDTVDYVHLNRIVKEEMAIRSKLLEEVAQRILDRIFKEISRVKKAKVSVAKINPPIGGNVEEVVIILTEKR from the coding sequence ATGGGAATAATACAAGTAAACAATATTAAACTCTATGCTTTTCATGGATGTTTAGACGAAGAAGGAAAAATAGGAAGTGAATACAGCGTTGATGTAGAAATTAAGGCGAATTTAAAAAAGTCATCTAGAACAGATGAATTAGAAGACACCGTAGATTATGTACACTTAAACCGTATTGTAAAAGAAGAAATGGCTATTCGTTCTAAATTGTTAGAAGAAGTGGCACAGAGAATCTTAGATAGAATTTTTAAAGAAATTTCTAGAGTAAAAAAAGCGAAGGTTTCTGTAGCTAAAATTAATCCTCCAATTGGTGGAAACGTAGAAGAAGTCGTAATTATTCTTACGGAAAAAAGATAA